In Pristiophorus japonicus isolate sPriJap1 chromosome 3, sPriJap1.hap1, whole genome shotgun sequence, the sequence cttcccaaatccgtgaccaaatTTCCTGGaagtccatgtttgaatccctctaatcaggTTTTCACCCTGGCACAGgactgaaacggcccttatcaaagtcacaaatgacattctatgtAACTCTGACCATGGTAATCTGTCCCTTCTCATCCTCCTcaccctgtctgcagcctttgacacggttgaccacaccatcctcctgaaatgcctctcctccatcatccagctgggtggggcttCATTCACCTGCTTCCATtcgtatctatccagtcatagccagagaattacattcaatggtttctcttcctgcccCACACCATTACCTGTGGTTACCcgcaatgatctatccttggcctccctctatttctcatctacgttgTACCCCTCAACGACATCTTGCGAaacatcagattccacatgtattCTGATGATACCcaattctacctcaccaccaccactcTTGACCCATCCACTATCTCTaatttgtcacattgcttgtccaacatccagtactggatgagcagaaatttccttcaactaacTATTGTGAAGACGAAAGCCaacgtcttcagtccccgccacactcCATTCCCTCACCACCGACTCCGTCCCTCGACCGTGCAACCGTCTGAGGGGGAACTGTCTGTTGTCAACATTGGCCgccatgccttcagttgtccaGGCCCGAatgtctggaagtccctccctaaatctttccacctctctacctcactttccttctttaagacactccttaaaatctaccactttgaccaaacttttggtgatgtgacctaatatttccttatgtgtcttgatgtcaaattttgtttgaaactgCTCTAATGAAGCAACTTGGTACCTTTTACTATGTTAATTGAACTCTGTAAATATCAACTTTCGCTGTCTCCAGACTAGATCCAAAACCAGcgtaacctctgtcgtcgagctacaatacgcggatgacgcctgtgtctgctaacacactgaggctgaactccaggacatactcgacatatttactgaagcgtacaaaagcatgggccttgcgcaaaacatcagtaagacaaaggtcctccaccagcccgtcCTCACAGCCCAgcattgcccccccagtcatcaagattcacggcggagcactggacaacgtgaaccacttcccttatctcgggcacctcctatcaacaagagcaggcattgatgacaagatccaacaccgcctccaatgcgacagtgcagccttcggtcgcctgaagaaaagaaagtttgaagaccaggccctcaaaactgtcaccaagctcatggtctatggggctgtagtaatacctcccttctgcatggctcaaaaacatggaccatgtacagtagacacctcaagtcgctggagaaatagcaccaatgatgtctccgcaagatcctataaatcccctggaaggacagatgcacaaacgttagcgtcctcgaacagACCAACATCCACAACATTAACGCACTGACCACATGTGATCAgcatcgctgggcaggccacatagttcgcatgacagacacgagactcccaaagcaagcgctctatttggaactccttcactgcaaacgagcaaaaggtgagcagtgaaaacgttacaaggacaccctcaaagcctccctgataaagtgcaacatccccactgacacctgggaatccctggccaatgaCTTGCCCtaaatagaggaagtgcatccggaagtgcgctgagctcctcgagtctcgtcaatgaaagcatgcagaaatcaagcgcaggcagcggaaagagcgtgcggcaaaccagtcccacccaccccttccctcagcgactatttgtcccacctgtgacagagactgtggttctcatattggactctacaacaatctaagaactcatgttaagagtggaagcaagtcttcctcgattccgagggactgcctatgatgatgataaataccagttgttgttgttgtgtaactGCCTAGTTCTTCTTGCAAAAGGCCAAGGTAAAGACATACATAGCGAGAGCATCTCGCATAGATTGTACACATCTGTTTGAGTATAGTTTCCAGATTGTGCCAGTGCTCCATCTCAAAATCCTTCATACAATGATATCATGGCAGGCATCAAGCTGCTGATACTATTTCCTTCACGTGCAGCCAAAttgtgggtgcagtttattaacatTAATAACACACCATGTATTTCAAACCGAGTCTTGCATATAAATGTACTGCACCCTTTTTTGTTTTAAGTGTCAGGACAATTAATAGGAATATTAGAATAGGTAAGAGAACAATAGAAAGTTAATGTGCTGAAAACGGCGATAGTGTTCGAACGTAGCTTTTAGCTGTGTTTATCCTGAGGTCAAAGGTTAAAGGCATGATAGGTATCTTTGTCCCCTTGGAAAAAGTGGTTGGTAAAGGACTAGGAAATAATACATTTTTGCCAAAACTTATGTGATCGGACACCGTTCTCCCATCTCTAGCCTCTATGCTCTCTAATATTCTGGTACTGTCTTTCTCATGTAACTGAGGTTGGCTGAATACTGTGGAGTGTTGCTTGATCATCATTCGGAAGTACGGAGTGTTTATGCAGAAATTTGCCTCAGAATAATCAAGAGTTTGGATTAGCTTGTACAGAGTCTGTGGAAGGAATGGGTTTGATCATCCACGTGGACTCTTCTCTTTTCGTGTTTTTCATGCTCTCAATGTTTGGCAAGAAGAGACACTGCTTTATTATTGTATTTATTTATGTTCTTGGGCTGCATATGAATTATGGCCCGAACGGTGACTAGTGGATGACTTTCTCCAGGTCTAACAGAGATCCAAAATATCGCTGTAATTTCCCAAACATCACTCTACCTTTCCAAAGATCACGTACTTTCCCATAGAACATTTCATGTTCACAGAAAACACTGTATATTCCCAGAGTTCACTGTATTTTCCCAGAGAACAATTTCTATTTGGCAGAGATGACTGTATTTATCTAGAGAATACTGGACATTCCCAGGAAACACTGCATATTCCCAGACATCACTGTATTTTCCCAAACAATACTGTACATTCCCAGAGAATAGTGCACATTCCCAGAAAACAGTGTATATACCCTGAGATCATTGCATTCCCCACAGTTCACTGCATTTCCCCACATTTCACTGTATTTTCCCAGAGAACACTGGCATGTCCTGTTAATTGAGGAACAGCTCAGTTTTGTTTTGTGCTCCCTTACAGCAGCACAACTTGGATTGGGAATAAGGCTGAGGATTGTAGCTATGATAATTTGGCACCAAACCTCTGCTGGATTAACGCATAAATCGTGAAGCTTATATGAATTGGAAAAAGTAGAAAAATCTTAAATAATCGATAAGACCCATTTATTATTGTTCCTTGTTCATGTCACTGACCTGAGGAAGGTCACATCAACACAGATTATGAGACTTTTATTAAAAATATGACTGAGGTTGCAATTCCAGAAGGATCCAGTTGCAGTGTCGAGATTGATTTGGTGAATAATGTAAATGTGCACGTTACCCAACTAAGCACAATAACAGAACCTCCTGTGCTTCATAGATTAGGGGTGAAAACTCAACATGAGACTTTAACTTAGAGATTTTCATGAGATTTCTTTTGATTGCCACACAAAACAAAAATAAGTCAATAAAGATGTCGGTAAAGTTGAGGAGATTTTATTATTTTCAAGAATATTCCAGTTAGAAAATATCGTGTTTTTCAAGAATAATCTAGAAGTCCCTCATTCGCCTGAAAGATCCGACAGTTGAGTTGTAGCCGCCCCAGTCACTGAATCTCCTGTATTCACCGGGTCTCATGAAGTACTGTCGGCCTCTGTAGTTGGGCTGTTCATAGAAGTTCCAGTAACCGTCCATCACATGGCAGGAGTGAATGTCACGGTAACGGAAACGATCGTAGACAGATGGACAGTCATCCATGAATTCCATCATCTGTCCTCCAAAGTCAGGCCTCTCGTAAATTCTCATTCTGTAGTTTCCACCTCGATACTGTAATGTAAATACAATCATCAGTTTGATGAAGCTATAAATCTTGAGTACTTAGAAAAACAGCCTCCTGCTGAGAAGGAAGCAGATGATGTTTGTGAACAGCAATAGACAGTTCAGTAACATGTATTGGATGAGCTGATCATCTGCTAACTGACATCACCATGTGGCTCTTGTGTAAATTGTTACAGAATGCCAGAGAAATGTACCAGAAAATTCAGGACTGATTCTTGTAATAAAGAGCTCTCTGGTTGGGAACGTTTTTACAAAAGGCTCCATATGATGATGTTATTAACGAGGGACATTTTTAAACTTCTATTGATCCAGTTGACTATATTCGTTGCTTATTACTAGAGGGCTGCTCCTTTATAATTTGACAGTGATATTTTATAACAGCAAATTAGGACTGATTCTCCTTGACCCATAGAGAGAGGAGATTGCTTCATGTCAGTAAAAGTGTGATTGAAATGTTGTTTGAACTGAGGTTTCAGTAAGAGTGATGCTTGAGGCAGGTTTTTCTTTGTTTAATTTGTTAACAATCAAATGATAACTTACGTGTGGGTAGGTACGACATGACCTGATGTTGTCATTGAATCCCATCCAGCGTTGGTAGTCAGGATATTCTCCCCTGCTCAGAACATACTGGTATCCCATGTAATTGGGTCTCTCATACCCCACCCACCAGTCACTCTCCACACGGATGGAGTTACAGCGGCTGAAGTAAGGGGACAGGTCAGCACAGTCAGTATTGCACTCGTAGTGCCGACCCTGGAAGTTCCTGTCCTCGTAAAAGATGATCTGTGGAAAGATAGAGGTTTGTAAATTAATCATTTCTCAAAACTAGGAGATACTGAATGAAGAATTCTAATACAATGTGTAATATCTGAGATGTCCTTGCCTTTCCCATTTTGAGCTCACAGTTAGCTTCGTAACTGACTGAATGTTTCACTGCTTCACACAGCTTGGTATTTATACACTGGGCAGAAAGGCCTCTCTGGGCTGTACTTTTGTTATTCTAATGATTCAGGAATGAAAATCAGCAAAAATCGACAAAACGTTCCATTTATTGTAGAAAAACACCTGAAAGACTCCTGCTACATAATTGATTCTTTCCTTTTTGTCTTCATGTCAAGTTAAttattgtttgaacataacagttctGGAACAGTCATGGCTTGAAATGACTCAGCTCTGCTTCAATAGTTTGGTGTTTGCCTCCACCCCCCTCATCTCCAACAACATGTGCGAGCGGCTAAAATTGAAGAGATAGGTTCAGTTTTGTCTgccgcttccctccctcccccagcccagtGTCCAAAATTTGATTGCagttcccctgccctagccctgaactcacattttctctagtttctctcctgtcTCCCCTCATGCCCGTTCCACGCTCATCTTTCCCATGTGACCCACTTACAGCTCCCTTGACCCAATAccaacaaactgctgaccacccaaattcCCTTCCTGGCTTTATGTCGGCTGATATTGTTGACGAttctctctcctcaagtactgcCTGCTCCCATTCAAATCTGCTATCATCATCCCCCTCTTCAAACAACCATCCCTGACCCCTTTGCtaatgcaaactaccaccccacctctaacctccctttcctctccaaagtctttgaatgtgctgtcgcttcccaaatccgtgaccaaatTTCCTGGaagtccatgtttgaatccctctaatcaggTTTTCACCCTGGCACAGgactgaaacggcccttatcaaagtcacaaagtcagcagttggtgagaggggagcgacctataagaggcccagcgggagatcgagagccagcggcagttggtgagaggggagcgacctataaaaagcccagcgggagatcgagagccagcggcagttggtgagaggggagcggcctataaaaggcccagcgggagatcgagagccagcagcagttggtgagaggggagcgacctataaaaagcccagcgggagatcgagagccagcggcagttggtgagaggggagcgacctataaaaagcccagcgggagatcaagagccagcgtactggtgcagctacagcgcgagagaaagcaaaatagaagtagaaagtaatcaaaaagtgacgttacagccaatggggtaagtgattggctggtgattggtgagtagcttttcttttattttttatatcagtaagtgaactgtaacattgttattaccaatttaagggtatctaaggttaagacatggcaggagagctcggtcacgtgatatgctcctcctgtaccatgtgggaactcggggacacttccggtgtccctgggcgctacgtgtgtgggaagtgtatccgcctcgagctcttgacggtccgcgttgcggaattggagctgagggtggattcactctggagcatccacgatgctgagaatgacgtgagtatcacgtgtagtgagttggtcttaccgcaggagaagggtccacagccagatagggaatggaagatcagcaggaagagcagtgcaagaaagatagtgcaggggtcccctgtggtcatccccctgcaaaacagatacactgctttgagtactgttggggaggatgactcatcgggagggcagcagcagccaagttcatggcaccgtagatggctctgctgcaaaggagggcaggaaaaagattgggagcgcgatagtgataggggattcgatggtgaggggaatagataggcgtttctgcggacgcaaccgagactccaggatggtatgttgcctccctggtgcaagggtcaaggatgtctcggagcgggtgcaggacattctgaaatgggagggagaacagccagttgtcgtggtgcacattggtaccaacgacataggtaaaaaaagggatgaggtcctatgaaaagtatttaaggagctaggagctaaattaaaaagtaggacctcaaaagtagtaatctcgggattgctaccagtgccacgtgctagtcagagtaggaatcgcaggatagcgcagatgaatacatggcttgagcagtggtgcagcagggagggattcaaattcttggggcattggaaccggttctgggggaggtgggaccagtacaaaccagacggtctgcacctgggcaggaccggaaccaatgtccgagggggaatgtttgctagtgctgttggggaggagttaaactaatattgcagggggatgggaacctatgcagggagacagagggagacaaaaatgaggcaaaagcaaaagacagaaaggagatgaggaaaagtggagggcagagaaacccaaggcaaagaacaaaaagggccactgtacagcaaaattctagaaggacaaagggtgttaaaaaagcaagcctgaaggctttgtgtcttaatgcaaggagtatccgcaataaggtggatgaattaactgtgcaaatagatgttaacaaatatgatgtgattgggattacggagacgtggctccaggatgatcagggctggtaactcaacatccaggggtattcaacattcaggaaggatagaataaaaggaaaaggaggtggggtagcattgctggttaaagaggagattaatgcaatagttaggaaagacattagcttggatgatgtggaatctatatgggtagagctgcagaacactaaagggcaaaaatcgttagtgggagttgtgtacagacctccaaacagtagtagtgatgttggggagggcatcaagcaggaaattaggagtgcatgcaataaaggtgcagcagttataatgggtgactttaatatgcacatcgattgggctagccaaactggaagcaatacagtggaggaggatttcctggagtgcataagggatggttttctagaccaatatgtcgaggaaccaactaggggggaggccatcttagactgggtgtggtgtaatgagagaggattaattagcaatctcattgtgcgaggccccttggggaagagtgaccataacatggtggaattctgcattaggatggagaatgaaacagttaattcagagaccatggtccagaacttaaagaagggtaactttgaaggtatgaggcatgaattggctaagatagattggctaatgatacttaaggggttgactgtggatgggcaatggcagacatttagagaccgcatggatgaattacaacaattgtacattcctgtctggcgtaaaaataaaaaagggaaggtggctcaaccgtggctatctagggaaatcagggatagtattaaagccaaggaaatggcatacaaattggccagaaatagcagcgaacctggggactgggagaaattaggaactcagcagaggaggacaaagggtttgattagggaagggaaaatggagtacgagaagaagcttgcagggaacattaaggcggattgcaaaagtttctataggtatgtaaagagaaaaaggttagtaaagacaaacgtaggtcccctgcagtcagaatcaggggaagtcataacagggaacaaagaaatggcagaccaattgaacaagtactttggttcagtattcactaaggaggatacaaataaccttccggata encodes:
- the LOC139259980 gene encoding gamma-crystallin S-1-like; its protein translation is MINLQTSIFPQIIFYEDRNFQGRHYECNTDCADLSPYFSRCNSIRVESDWWVGYERPNYMGYQYVLSRGEYPDYQRWMGFNDNIRSCRTYPHYRGGNYRMRIYERPDFGGQMMEFMDDCPSVYDRFRYRDIHSCHVMDGYWNFYEQPNYRGRQYFMRPGEYRRFSDWGGYNSTVGSFRRMRDF